From the genome of Pseudomonas yamanorum, one region includes:
- a CDS encoding glycosyltransferase family protein: MSKLLPAFDGQKVTIATVDISIGSQYPAHAFAQVPDFNRSEPMKIIKGFCQIFAIVYRSKARYVISTGAAPGLLGLVAGKLMGKKTLWIDSIANPKKLSLSGRIAVYFVDELLTQWPTLSQNSRAQYKGRIV; this comes from the coding sequence ATGAGCAAGTTGCTGCCGGCCTTCGACGGTCAGAAAGTTACCATTGCCACCGTTGATATCAGCATTGGCTCGCAGTATCCCGCCCACGCCTTTGCGCAAGTCCCGGACTTTAATCGCAGTGAGCCGATGAAGATCATCAAGGGCTTTTGCCAGATCTTTGCGATCGTCTACCGCAGCAAGGCCAGGTACGTGATCTCCACCGGCGCCGCGCCGGGGTTGCTGGGATTGGTCGCGGGAAAACTCATGGGGAAAAAGACCCTGTGGATCGACAGTATCGCCAACCCCAAGAAACTTTCGTTGTCCGGCCGCATCGCTGTTTATTTTGTGGATGAGTTGCTGACCCAGTGGCCTACGCTTTCGCAAAACAGCCGGGCCCAATATAAAGGGAGGATTGTGTAA
- a CDS encoding mannose-1-phosphate guanylyltransferase/mannose-6-phosphate isomerase: MIPVILSGGSGTRLWPLSRALKPKQFIALHGDLSLFQATLDRIKNLSIEGENVSPPIIVCNEEHRFIVAEQSRSLDLIPQKILLEPTARNTAPAIAAATLSALQGGDDPILLVLAADHVIGDTGAFNAALTLAAVEVNKGKIVTFGVVPTKPETGYGYIRTQAAALDGAAHVEAFVEKPDLETAQSYLVQGNYFWNSGMFMFRASVMKAELERLSPEIMVAAELSLSNATHDQDFTRLNQVDFVNAPNVSIDYAVMEKTDIASVVILNSPWSDLGAWDSVWEAGLKDQNQNCTQGDVLLQDVTNSYVHASHRLVTVAGINDVVVVETADAILVTTKDHAQDVKKIVAQLTEKHRIESASHREVYRPWGKYDSVDQGYRYQVKRITVKPGHKLSVQLHHHRAEHWIVVSGTANVQIADKQVLLTENQSTYIPIGVVHSLENPGRIPLELIEVQSGSYLGEDDIIRFEDRYGRLELV, from the coding sequence ATGATCCCAGTGATATTGTCTGGCGGCTCAGGCACGCGCCTGTGGCCGCTTTCTAGAGCACTTAAGCCAAAGCAGTTTATAGCGCTGCACGGTGACTTGAGTTTGTTTCAAGCCACGTTGGACCGCATCAAGAACCTCTCGATAGAGGGCGAGAACGTCAGCCCACCGATCATTGTGTGCAACGAAGAACACCGTTTCATCGTGGCCGAGCAAAGTCGATCGCTGGACTTGATACCCCAGAAAATCCTTCTTGAACCCACGGCCCGGAATACCGCTCCGGCGATTGCCGCCGCGACGTTGTCAGCCCTGCAAGGCGGCGATGACCCGATCCTGCTGGTGTTGGCGGCAGACCATGTGATCGGCGATACCGGCGCCTTTAATGCGGCCTTGACGCTGGCCGCGGTGGAGGTCAACAAGGGCAAGATCGTTACCTTCGGCGTGGTGCCTACCAAGCCGGAGACTGGCTACGGCTATATCCGCACTCAAGCCGCTGCCCTCGATGGCGCGGCGCATGTCGAGGCCTTTGTCGAAAAGCCCGACCTTGAGACCGCACAAAGCTACCTGGTCCAAGGCAACTACTTCTGGAACAGCGGCATGTTCATGTTCCGCGCTTCCGTGATGAAGGCTGAGCTGGAGCGCTTGAGCCCGGAGATCATGGTGGCCGCGGAGCTGTCCCTCTCCAATGCGACGCACGACCAGGATTTCACCCGGCTCAACCAGGTGGATTTCGTGAACGCGCCCAACGTGTCGATTGACTACGCGGTGATGGAAAAAACCGACATCGCGTCGGTGGTCATCCTCAACTCCCCGTGGAGCGATCTGGGTGCCTGGGACTCGGTCTGGGAAGCGGGCCTCAAGGACCAGAACCAGAACTGCACCCAGGGCGACGTGCTGCTGCAAGACGTGACCAACAGTTATGTGCACGCCAGCCACCGCCTGGTCACCGTTGCCGGGATCAATGATGTGGTGGTGGTCGAGACCGCCGACGCGATCTTGGTGACCACCAAGGATCATGCGCAAGACGTCAAGAAAATCGTCGCGCAGCTCACTGAAAAGCACCGGATCGAGAGCGCCAGTCACCGCGAAGTCTACCGGCCGTGGGGCAAATATGACTCGGTGGACCAGGGTTATCGCTACCAGGTGAAGCGGATCACGGTTAAGCCGGGGCACAAGCTGTCGGTGCAGCTCCACCACCATCGGGCTGAGCACTGGATCGTGGTGTCCGGCACCGCGAATGTGCAGATCGCCGACAAGCAGGTGCTGCTCACCGAAAACCAATCCACCTACATTCCCATTGGCGTTGTGCACTCCCTGGAAAACCCGGGACGCATCCCGCTGGAGCTGATTGAAGTCCAGTCCGGCTCCTACTTGGGCGAAGACGACATCATCCGCTTTGAAGACCGCTATGGCCGCCTCGAGCTTGTTTAA
- a CDS encoding polysaccharide lyase, which yields MKKTASTLLTLAFSLQVAASGASEVSDRCEQRIKNIYPSLPDVSQVLDGTQAQNSIKGRANLTNKTYSQRIKDIAVHFPAGSYDPGSMVRLGLPYGGIEFKSPLPQPGRECLVLTYELKFDQNFNFVKGGKLPGLYGGTGNTGGKIPNGHDGFSTRYIWKEKGAGAIYAYLPTSKTWGTAVGLGSWIFTVGQWHRLEQLVKLNTPGQADGVISIWYDKKLVHSETGLTFRDTPDITIDGLLFSTFFGGNNPSFATPVSTNIRFRNFVMSSQRVTDAPGQGD from the coding sequence GTGAAAAAGACAGCCTCGACGCTACTCACTTTGGCGTTTTCTCTGCAGGTGGCCGCGAGCGGCGCATCGGAGGTCAGCGACCGCTGCGAGCAACGCATCAAGAACATCTATCCGTCACTTCCGGATGTGTCGCAGGTGCTCGACGGTACTCAGGCGCAGAACAGCATCAAGGGCCGCGCCAATTTAACCAACAAAACCTACAGCCAGAGAATCAAGGACATCGCCGTGCATTTTCCTGCCGGCTCGTACGACCCGGGCTCGATGGTTCGGCTCGGATTGCCCTACGGCGGAATCGAATTCAAATCCCCGCTCCCGCAACCGGGCAGGGAGTGTCTGGTGCTGACGTACGAGTTGAAGTTCGACCAAAATTTCAATTTTGTAAAAGGCGGCAAGCTCCCCGGCCTCTACGGCGGCACCGGCAATACCGGCGGGAAAATACCCAACGGGCATGACGGCTTTTCCACGCGCTACATCTGGAAAGAGAAGGGCGCCGGTGCGATCTATGCCTATTTGCCCACCAGTAAAACCTGGGGCACGGCAGTCGGCCTGGGTTCCTGGATTTTTACGGTCGGGCAGTGGCACCGCTTGGAGCAACTGGTGAAGTTGAATACGCCGGGGCAGGCCGATGGCGTGATTTCCATCTGGTACGACAAAAAGCTGGTGCACTCCGAAACCGGACTGACGTTTAGAGACACCCCAGACATCACCATCGATGGCCTGCTGTTTTCTACGTTCTTTGGTGGGAATAACCCGTCGTTCGCCACGCCGGTCAGCACCAATATTCGCTTCAGGAATTTTGTGATGAGCTCCCAGCGCGTGACTGATGCACCAGGGCAGGGTGACTAA
- a CDS encoding acyltransferase: protein MKNLKLNIKKASVALFNSLLSLALFFNLRRSLLRLTGCQVGAKTTVHRKVVFFTFGNFSIGKNCTVNYDCYLDNRAGIQIGDNVNISHNARIYTLGHDIDDPMSCLVGKPVVIEDNAWIFPNVMVMPGVTIGKGAVVYPGSVVTRNVEAYSIVGGNPAKHLRFRNKNILYSADFPIWFAV from the coding sequence GTGAAAAACCTGAAACTGAATATCAAGAAAGCCTCAGTTGCGCTGTTTAATTCGCTGCTCAGCCTGGCGTTGTTTTTCAACCTGAGGCGTTCACTGCTCAGGCTGACCGGATGCCAGGTGGGCGCGAAAACCACGGTTCACCGCAAGGTGGTTTTTTTCACCTTCGGCAACTTCTCCATCGGGAAAAACTGCACGGTCAATTACGACTGCTACCTGGACAACCGGGCCGGTATCCAGATTGGGGACAACGTCAATATTTCCCACAACGCCCGGATTTATACCCTGGGTCACGATATTGATGACCCGATGAGTTGTCTGGTGGGCAAACCCGTAGTGATCGAAGACAACGCATGGATCTTTCCCAATGTGATGGTGATGCCAGGCGTCACCATCGGAAAAGGCGCCGTGGTTTATCCAGGCAGTGTGGTCACGCGCAACGTTGAAGCGTACTCAATTGTGGGCGGCAACCCGGCCAAACATCTTCGCTTCAGGAATAAAAATATTCTGTACAGCGCCGACTTTCCGATTTGGTTTGCCGTGTAA
- a CDS encoding glycosyltransferase has protein sequence MIFCSVGTQAPFERMLGYLHEWSHANPEVPIVAQVGNQENDLGRITAHKTIAEPLFSKNFNASKVIVSHAGMGNIIRSLELGKPIVIVPRDSRRGEHINNHQYDTAENFSDIPSVFIAHDKDGFFSAIDSALNYSSSESLLDFTERDRLISYVKSFTS, from the coding sequence ATGATATTTTGCAGCGTTGGCACTCAAGCACCCTTTGAACGGATGCTCGGCTACTTGCATGAGTGGAGTCATGCAAACCCTGAGGTCCCGATTGTCGCCCAAGTGGGCAATCAGGAAAATGACCTGGGCCGCATTACGGCGCACAAGACCATTGCCGAGCCGCTGTTTTCCAAGAACTTTAATGCGTCAAAAGTGATTGTTTCCCATGCGGGCATGGGCAATATCATTCGCTCCCTTGAACTGGGAAAGCCCATCGTTATCGTCCCGCGAGACAGCCGACGGGGTGAACACATCAATAATCACCAGTACGACACCGCCGAGAACTTTTCAGATATTCCGTCGGTGTTTATCGCCCACGATAAAGACGGCTTCTTTTCGGCGATTGATTCGGCACTTAACTACAGCAGCTCGGAAAGTTTATTGGACTTTACCGAAAGAGACCGTTTGATCAGTTATGTAAAGTCATTCACGTCTTAA
- a CDS encoding glycosyltransferase family protein, producing the protein MIAWIGYQRRADTMKQYWAYDILHLPNQFKKKSARPLDYLIKSFKTIKTLLAGSPEVLWVQLPPSPVLHIALAYKFIFNRRLKIIADAHNSLLRKQWIGFPGTVSLLNRIDAVVVHNFKVKEELAGLGVKETNIFILEDLPCDFPAAPATERERPYVLFPCSFDIDEPIEVVINAAREMPDVDFLITGKHQGKLSEELVASLPANIKLTGFLSKATFEQLLCNANVVLGLTTRDNVQLSVANEAVSAGRPMALSNTTVLRSLFSEAAVFVDTLNPLSIKAGVAQLIANQEIYKEKSALLKAKRIARWKGQAQQLRTAATI; encoded by the coding sequence ATGATCGCATGGATTGGCTATCAACGACGCGCCGATACCATGAAGCAATATTGGGCCTATGACATTCTGCACTTGCCCAACCAGTTCAAGAAGAAATCGGCGCGTCCACTGGACTACTTGATCAAGTCGTTTAAAACCATCAAGACGCTATTGGCCGGTTCGCCGGAAGTGCTGTGGGTGCAGTTGCCGCCGAGCCCGGTATTGCATATAGCACTGGCCTACAAGTTTATATTTAACCGGCGCTTGAAGATTATCGCTGATGCCCACAACAGCTTGTTGCGCAAACAGTGGATAGGTTTTCCGGGCACTGTATCCCTGTTGAATAGAATCGACGCAGTGGTCGTGCATAACTTTAAAGTCAAAGAGGAACTGGCAGGCCTTGGCGTCAAGGAAACCAATATCTTTATCCTGGAAGACTTGCCGTGTGACTTCCCGGCGGCGCCCGCCACCGAGCGCGAGAGGCCCTATGTGCTGTTTCCGTGCTCCTTTGATATCGATGAGCCCATCGAGGTCGTGATCAACGCCGCCCGGGAAATGCCGGATGTCGACTTCCTGATCACCGGAAAGCATCAGGGCAAGCTGTCTGAAGAACTCGTGGCGTCCCTTCCCGCGAACATCAAGCTGACCGGTTTCCTCAGCAAAGCGACGTTCGAACAGTTGCTGTGCAACGCGAATGTGGTGCTCGGCCTGACCACCCGCGACAACGTGCAGTTGAGCGTGGCCAACGAAGCGGTCAGCGCCGGCCGGCCGATGGCGCTCTCGAATACCACGGTACTGCGCTCGCTGTTTTCCGAAGCCGCAGTGTTCGTAGACACCCTGAATCCGCTGTCGATAAAGGCCGGCGTCGCGCAGCTCATCGCCAATCAAGAAATCTATAAAGAGAAATCAGCCTTGCTCAAAGCCAAGCGAATAGCCCGCTGGAAAGGCCAGGCACAACAGTTAAGAACTGCCGCCACTATTTAA